A genomic stretch from Candidatus Amarolinea dominans includes:
- a CDS encoding dual specificity protein phosphatase family protein: MDHTERPVNFTCHWVAIGNGRLTLWHRPGARAVAAMKLFGCDCVLTLQAAREHADLIGQWVAEAGIEWLWLPLENGKPPQAEAAASILAALPKLSQMLDDGRSILIHCAAGIHRTGMVAYALLRWRGFDEPAALALITQMRTHTGVGVQRKQIDWGNRAIRHFCPEGLSRGAPLRSPTESMLDPKNPTYLAYSLYAHPNARLLPGA; the protein is encoded by the coding sequence ATGGACCACACGGAACGCCCTGTAAATTTCACCTGCCATTGGGTCGCCATTGGCAATGGCCGCCTGACGCTGTGGCACCGGCCCGGCGCACGCGCGGTGGCCGCCATGAAGCTGTTTGGCTGCGACTGCGTGCTGACCCTGCAGGCCGCCAGGGAACATGCCGACCTCATCGGGCAATGGGTCGCAGAAGCCGGCATCGAATGGCTTTGGCTGCCCCTGGAAAATGGAAAGCCGCCGCAGGCCGAAGCCGCGGCCTCGATCCTGGCGGCGCTGCCCAAACTCTCGCAGATGCTCGATGACGGCCGCTCGATCCTGATTCACTGCGCGGCCGGGATTCACCGCACCGGCATGGTGGCCTATGCCCTGCTGCGCTGGCGCGGTTTCGATGAGCCGGCTGCGCTTGCCCTCATCACCCAGATGCGGACGCACACCGGCGTCGGCGTTCAGCGCAAGCAGATTGACTGGGGCAACAGGGCCATACGACATTTTTGCCCAGAGGGCTTGAGTAGGGGCGCACCCTTGCGGTCGCCCACTGAGTCAATGCTCGACCCCAAGAACCCCACCTACC